A genome region from Hoplias malabaricus isolate fHopMal1 chromosome 8, fHopMal1.hap1, whole genome shotgun sequence includes the following:
- the LOC136705412 gene encoding von Willebrand factor A domain-containing protein 7-like isoform X2: MGLLTRSSLGFVLMVLMQSRTVAFTFMLSTSVTHGGITRYAILNATLQACKEQALQQGKEFVEPKTLTEESLVAACSSPDLVKGFKRTISKIRNRNAWVDIYRVFNAEYHFDDESFLKGRDLITNGMSIVKASVKQQNYETAREKLGEILHTLQDFYSHSNWIELGNMRPYSNLIKPNSKIENIADSETCRSCVGNDCTNNILENIITEKKLTSGYFAIFSSSKPKGKCSHGGFLDRTKDTDPKGGINKDSTTSEHGNLHNQAAGIAIAASTELLEDIRAAIGDSEFLRLMGFTQKSVLCFVIDTTSSMSDDIAEVKRVTASIIDRKLGSVNQPSEYILVPFNDPDFGPLTRTTDPNTFKSKVNALTASGGGDIPELCLTGLQLALTGSPPQSEIFVFTDANAKDTWLKSTVLALIERTKSSLNFMLTNALSARRRRSGERPHTDQSNFIQLSNPLNKIYHDLAQASGGQAIEVTKETLSQATSIIGNTIAASLVTVLQAVRNPAKAETFSFLVDSSLQDLTIYITGNSLFYNITNPSGASQSSDQTSGDVGIIQTVDNFQTVHPNIADVAGVWLISMNSEEPYTIEAFGKSPIDFLFDFVELSDNYQSYAVLNSRPAADGNLTLIVSMVGGDTVRPTEVALIGASNSNAYNGTLKEVAFGMYLATFDSVPAGGFFVRVTGMNTSRASNGLFQRQSSIQLQTSSIKVTAQAPESLEPGKTLTLPFTVTTTGSGGNFSISVSNDRNLTVIKLPSSLTLEDQGSANGTITLPVPGNTPSGSEITVTIEAAAPGGKDFNYAVLRLAVAAPVTDITPPVCEVVSINANCLGNCSLSSWELLVNMSDSSGVGIQSVTIRQGVGSLNTSSVLDQGVNITMAFYTASCCFPQVELVMVDAEGNVGLCYKSLVNNGAQHHPVLPTFMWLNLGIILYQFMQL; this comes from the exons ATGGGTCTACTGACCAGATCATCTCTCGGTTTCGTTCTCATGGTCCTCATGCAAAGCCGGACAGTGGCTTTTACATTTATGTTATCTACGTCAGTGACTCATGGAGGAATAACTCGCTATGCAATTTTGAATGCAACCTTGCAGGCCTGCAAAGAACAAGCTCTACAACAGGGAAAGGAGTTTGTAGAG CCAAAAACACTAACTGAAGAGTCACTGGTGGCAGCTTGCTCTTCACCTGATTTAGTCAAAGGTTTTAAAAGGACCATCAGCAAAATCAGAAACAGGAACGCCTGGGTGGATATTTATCGTGTCTTTAACGCTGAATATCACTTTGATGATGAGAGCTTTTTGAAAGGACGGGATCTCATCACTAATGGAATGAGCATTGTGAAGGCCAGTGTTAAACAGCAGAATTATGAAACTGCCCGAGAGAAGCTTGGTGAGATCCTGCACACGCTACAG GATTTCTACAGCCACAGTAACTGGATTGAGCTGGGAAACATGAGACCTTATTCAAACCTGATCAAACCAAACAGCAAAATTGAGAACATTGCTG ATTCAGAAACATGCAGGAGTTGTGTTGGAAATGACTGCACAAACAACATATTGGAGAATATTATCACAGAGAAGAAACTCACCTCAGGATACTTTGCCATATTTAGCTCCAGCAAACCAAAAG GAAAATGCAGCCATGGTGGGTTTTTAGATCGGACAAAAGATACAGATCCCAAAGGTGGCATCAATAAGGACTCTACAACCTCAGAACATGGCAACCTACACAATCAGGCTGCAGGGATAGCTATTGCTGCAAGCACAGAGCTCCTGGAGGACATTAGGGCAGCGATTGGAGATTCTGAATTTTTGAG ACTGATGGGATTCACTCAGAAGTCAGTGCTGTGTTTTGTTATTGACACAACTAGCAGCATGTCTGATGACATTGCTGAGGTCAAGAGAGTTACTGCCTCCATCATTGACAGGAAGTTGGGCTCTGTGAATCAACCATCAGAATACATCCTGGTGCCATTTAATGACCCTG ACTTTGGCCCACTTACCAGAACAACAGACCCCAATACATTTAAAAGCAAAGTCAATGCCCTCACAGCTAGTGGTGGAGGAGATATACCTGAGTTGTGTCTCACCGGTCTCCAG TTGGCCCTCACTGGCTCCCCACCTCAGAGTGAGATTTTTGTTTTCACTGACGCTAATGCAAAGGACACATGGCTAAAGAGCACAGTGCTGGCTCTGATTGAGAGAACGAAGTCTTCA CTAAACTTCATGCTGACCAATGCTCTCAGTGCTCGGCGACGACGGAGTGGAGAAAGACCACACACTGATCAGTCAAACTTCATTCAATTGTCAAACCCATTAAACAAGATCTATCACGATCTGGCCCAGGCCTCTGGAGGGCAGGCCATTGAGGTCACTAAAGAAACACTCTCCCAGGCCACCAGCATCATAGGGAACACCATCGCCGCTTCTCTG GTCACTGTTCTCCAGGCTGTAAGAAACCCGGCTAAGGCAGAAACCTTCTCGTTCCTTGTGGACTCTTCTTTGCAAGACCTGACAATTTACATCACAGGAAACTCTCTATTTTACAACATCACCAATCCTTCAG GAGCCTCACAGAGCAGTGACCAAACAAGTGGAGATGTGGGGATCATTCAGACGGTCGATAATTTCCAGACAGTGCATCCAAATATTGCTGATGTAGCAGGAGTGTGGCTCATCAGTATGAATTCAGAAGAGCCCTACACCATTGAAGCCTTTG GTAAAAGCCCGATAGATTTCCTGTTCGACTTTGTAGAACTTTCTGATAATTATCAAAGTTACGCGGTGTTGAACAGCAGACCTGCAGCCG ATGGCAATCTCACACTCATAGTTTCAATGGTCGGCGGAGACACTGTGAGGCCTACAGAGGTAGCTCTGATTGGGGCATCAAATTCCAACGCCTATAATGGGACTCTGAAGGAGGTGGCTTTTGGTATGTACCTAGCAACCTTTGACAGTGTCCCAGCAGGAGGGTTTTTTGTTCGTGTTACTGGAATGAACACATCTAGAGCTTCAAATGGCCTCTTTCAGAGACAGTCCTCAATTCAGCTGCAAACATCGAGTATAAAAGTTACT GCTCAAgctccagaatcactggagcCAGGAAAAACACTCACTCTGCCCTTCACAGTGACAACAACAGGCTCTGGAGGAAACTTTAGTATTAGTGTCAGCAATGACCGCAATCTGACAGTGATCAAACTTCCTTCATCTCTGACTCTAGAAGATCAGGGCAGTGCAAATGGCACAATAACTCTGCCTGTCCCTGGAAACACCCCCTCAGGGAGTGAAATCACTGTGACAATTGAAGCTGCAGCCCCAGGAGGAAAAGATTTTAACTACGCAGTTTTGAGGCTCGCTGTTGCTGCACCG GTAACGGACATTACTCCACCAGTTTGTGAGGTAGTTAGCATTAATGCTAACTGCTTAGGAAACTGCAGCCTTTCTTCCTGGGAGCTCTTGGTGAACATGAGTGACAGTAGCGGTGTGGGCATCCAGAGTGTGACCATACGCCAAGGAGTCGGCTCCCTCAACACCAGCTCTGTACTGGACCAAGGGGTGAACATTACTATGGCCTTCTACACGGCATCCTGCTGCTTCCCTCAGGTGGAGCTGGTGATGGTGGATGCAGAGGGCAATGTTGGTCTCTGCTACAAATCTTTAGTCAATAACGGTGCACAACACCATCCGGTTTTGCCAACCTTCATGTGGTTGAACTTGGGAATCATCTTGTATCAGTTCATGCAGCTGTAG
- the LOC136705412 gene encoding von Willebrand factor A domain-containing protein 7-like isoform X1: protein MGLLTRSSLGFVLMVLMQSRTVAFTFMLSTSVTHGGITRYAILNATLQACKEQALQQGKEFVEFSSLQPKTLTEESLVAACSSPDLVKGFKRTISKIRNRNAWVDIYRVFNAEYHFDDESFLKGRDLITNGMSIVKASVKQQNYETAREKLGEILHTLQDFYSHSNWIELGNMRPYSNLIKPNSKIENIADSETCRSCVGNDCTNNILENIITEKKLTSGYFAIFSSSKPKGKCSHGGFLDRTKDTDPKGGINKDSTTSEHGNLHNQAAGIAIAASTELLEDIRAAIGDSEFLRLMGFTQKSVLCFVIDTTSSMSDDIAEVKRVTASIIDRKLGSVNQPSEYILVPFNDPDFGPLTRTTDPNTFKSKVNALTASGGGDIPELCLTGLQLALTGSPPQSEIFVFTDANAKDTWLKSTVLALIERTKSSLNFMLTNALSARRRRSGERPHTDQSNFIQLSNPLNKIYHDLAQASGGQAIEVTKETLSQATSIIGNTIAASLVTVLQAVRNPAKAETFSFLVDSSLQDLTIYITGNSLFYNITNPSGASQSSDQTSGDVGIIQTVDNFQTVHPNIADVAGVWLISMNSEEPYTIEAFGKSPIDFLFDFVELSDNYQSYAVLNSRPAADGNLTLIVSMVGGDTVRPTEVALIGASNSNAYNGTLKEVAFGMYLATFDSVPAGGFFVRVTGMNTSRASNGLFQRQSSIQLQTSSIKVTAQAPESLEPGKTLTLPFTVTTTGSGGNFSISVSNDRNLTVIKLPSSLTLEDQGSANGTITLPVPGNTPSGSEITVTIEAAAPGGKDFNYAVLRLAVAAPVTDITPPVCEVVSINANCLGNCSLSSWELLVNMSDSSGVGIQSVTIRQGVGSLNTSSVLDQGVNITMAFYTASCCFPQVELVMVDAEGNVGLCYKSLVNNGAQHHPVLPTFMWLNLGIILYQFMQL, encoded by the exons ATGGGTCTACTGACCAGATCATCTCTCGGTTTCGTTCTCATGGTCCTCATGCAAAGCCGGACAGTGGCTTTTACATTTATGTTATCTACGTCAGTGACTCATGGAGGAATAACTCGCTATGCAATTTTGAATGCAACCTTGCAGGCCTGCAAAGAACAAGCTCTACAACAGGGAAAGGAGTTTGTAGAG tTTTCTTCACTGCAGCCAAAAACACTAACTGAAGAGTCACTGGTGGCAGCTTGCTCTTCACCTGATTTAGTCAAAGGTTTTAAAAGGACCATCAGCAAAATCAGAAACAGGAACGCCTGGGTGGATATTTATCGTGTCTTTAACGCTGAATATCACTTTGATGATGAGAGCTTTTTGAAAGGACGGGATCTCATCACTAATGGAATGAGCATTGTGAAGGCCAGTGTTAAACAGCAGAATTATGAAACTGCCCGAGAGAAGCTTGGTGAGATCCTGCACACGCTACAG GATTTCTACAGCCACAGTAACTGGATTGAGCTGGGAAACATGAGACCTTATTCAAACCTGATCAAACCAAACAGCAAAATTGAGAACATTGCTG ATTCAGAAACATGCAGGAGTTGTGTTGGAAATGACTGCACAAACAACATATTGGAGAATATTATCACAGAGAAGAAACTCACCTCAGGATACTTTGCCATATTTAGCTCCAGCAAACCAAAAG GAAAATGCAGCCATGGTGGGTTTTTAGATCGGACAAAAGATACAGATCCCAAAGGTGGCATCAATAAGGACTCTACAACCTCAGAACATGGCAACCTACACAATCAGGCTGCAGGGATAGCTATTGCTGCAAGCACAGAGCTCCTGGAGGACATTAGGGCAGCGATTGGAGATTCTGAATTTTTGAG ACTGATGGGATTCACTCAGAAGTCAGTGCTGTGTTTTGTTATTGACACAACTAGCAGCATGTCTGATGACATTGCTGAGGTCAAGAGAGTTACTGCCTCCATCATTGACAGGAAGTTGGGCTCTGTGAATCAACCATCAGAATACATCCTGGTGCCATTTAATGACCCTG ACTTTGGCCCACTTACCAGAACAACAGACCCCAATACATTTAAAAGCAAAGTCAATGCCCTCACAGCTAGTGGTGGAGGAGATATACCTGAGTTGTGTCTCACCGGTCTCCAG TTGGCCCTCACTGGCTCCCCACCTCAGAGTGAGATTTTTGTTTTCACTGACGCTAATGCAAAGGACACATGGCTAAAGAGCACAGTGCTGGCTCTGATTGAGAGAACGAAGTCTTCA CTAAACTTCATGCTGACCAATGCTCTCAGTGCTCGGCGACGACGGAGTGGAGAAAGACCACACACTGATCAGTCAAACTTCATTCAATTGTCAAACCCATTAAACAAGATCTATCACGATCTGGCCCAGGCCTCTGGAGGGCAGGCCATTGAGGTCACTAAAGAAACACTCTCCCAGGCCACCAGCATCATAGGGAACACCATCGCCGCTTCTCTG GTCACTGTTCTCCAGGCTGTAAGAAACCCGGCTAAGGCAGAAACCTTCTCGTTCCTTGTGGACTCTTCTTTGCAAGACCTGACAATTTACATCACAGGAAACTCTCTATTTTACAACATCACCAATCCTTCAG GAGCCTCACAGAGCAGTGACCAAACAAGTGGAGATGTGGGGATCATTCAGACGGTCGATAATTTCCAGACAGTGCATCCAAATATTGCTGATGTAGCAGGAGTGTGGCTCATCAGTATGAATTCAGAAGAGCCCTACACCATTGAAGCCTTTG GTAAAAGCCCGATAGATTTCCTGTTCGACTTTGTAGAACTTTCTGATAATTATCAAAGTTACGCGGTGTTGAACAGCAGACCTGCAGCCG ATGGCAATCTCACACTCATAGTTTCAATGGTCGGCGGAGACACTGTGAGGCCTACAGAGGTAGCTCTGATTGGGGCATCAAATTCCAACGCCTATAATGGGACTCTGAAGGAGGTGGCTTTTGGTATGTACCTAGCAACCTTTGACAGTGTCCCAGCAGGAGGGTTTTTTGTTCGTGTTACTGGAATGAACACATCTAGAGCTTCAAATGGCCTCTTTCAGAGACAGTCCTCAATTCAGCTGCAAACATCGAGTATAAAAGTTACT GCTCAAgctccagaatcactggagcCAGGAAAAACACTCACTCTGCCCTTCACAGTGACAACAACAGGCTCTGGAGGAAACTTTAGTATTAGTGTCAGCAATGACCGCAATCTGACAGTGATCAAACTTCCTTCATCTCTGACTCTAGAAGATCAGGGCAGTGCAAATGGCACAATAACTCTGCCTGTCCCTGGAAACACCCCCTCAGGGAGTGAAATCACTGTGACAATTGAAGCTGCAGCCCCAGGAGGAAAAGATTTTAACTACGCAGTTTTGAGGCTCGCTGTTGCTGCACCG GTAACGGACATTACTCCACCAGTTTGTGAGGTAGTTAGCATTAATGCTAACTGCTTAGGAAACTGCAGCCTTTCTTCCTGGGAGCTCTTGGTGAACATGAGTGACAGTAGCGGTGTGGGCATCCAGAGTGTGACCATACGCCAAGGAGTCGGCTCCCTCAACACCAGCTCTGTACTGGACCAAGGGGTGAACATTACTATGGCCTTCTACACGGCATCCTGCTGCTTCCCTCAGGTGGAGCTGGTGATGGTGGATGCAGAGGGCAATGTTGGTCTCTGCTACAAATCTTTAGTCAATAACGGTGCACAACACCATCCGGTTTTGCCAACCTTCATGTGGTTGAACTTGGGAATCATCTTGTATCAGTTCATGCAGCTGTAG